Proteins co-encoded in one Gopherus evgoodei ecotype Sinaloan lineage chromosome 4, rGopEvg1_v1.p, whole genome shotgun sequence genomic window:
- the LOC115650783 gene encoding jerky protein homolog-like: MASSRKRKRVTLSIDTKLEILKKLDSGVSLSNIAVEYGIGKSTITDIRKSQEKIKQFAKEAKDNGTVKSRCIVRKAADDAFDKAMHLWFAQERSKGTPISGVMVTEKAKVLYREMYPDKGENHFKASTGWLCRFKNRHGIRQLRMQEEFLSSDWNAAGVFKNIFKSFVEQHELTRDQVFNCDETGLYWRLLPNKTLADNSEKQGKNFKSSKDRVTLMATANASGDFRLPLVFIHKKAKPPCFANVTMSALPVHYYSQRCAWMDKGIFSDWFFKHFVPLVKDYLTSKSLPIRAVLLMDNAPSHPAIENLLTEDGSIRCLFLPRKVTSLIQPMDRSILENMKCRYKRNLLQRLLLGSMQFESYTDFCKQLTIKDAVYMCAESWSEISAESLRRSWNTLWRCIDNTGPDNLENNEQMEINQVDFSEERQLLDITMEEQEEWLNADKHENGHPILSDHEIIELVRETAQPDSDSDKEGENAKKIPHMQAEECFTACLQWLEQQPEATPINLMMLHKLRTLAAKKLVSNLKQSTIKDFFKST, translated from the coding sequence ATGGCAAGCAGTAGGAAGCGCAAACGTGTCACTCTTTCAATTGACACAAAactagaaatattaaaaaaactcGACAGTGGTGTTAGCCTCAGCAACATAGCAGTAGAATATGGTATCGGGAAGTCAACCATCACCGATATTCGGAAAAGCCAggaaaaaataaagcaatttgCAAAAGAAGCCAAAGACAACGGGACAGTAAAAAGCAGGTGTATTGTACGCAAGGCTGCTGATGATGCTTTTGATAAGGCAATGCATCTGTGGTTTGCACAAGAGAGATCAAAAGGCACTCCTATAAGTGGTGTCATGGTTACAGAGAAGGCAAAGGTACTCTACCGAGAAATGTATCCAGACAAAGGTGAGAACCATTTTAAAGCAAGCACAGGGTGGCTTTGTCGGTTCAAAAATCGGCATGGAATACGTCAGCTGAGGATGCAAGAAGAGTTTCTATCAAGTGACTGGAATGCTGCTGgtgtatttaaaaacattttcaaatcattTGTTGAACAGCACGAACTTACCCGGGACCAAGTGTTTAACTGCGACGAGACGGGCTTATATTGGCGCCTACTTCCAAACAAGACTCTGGCAGACAATTCAGAAAAACAGGGGAAGAATTTCAAATCCAGTAAAGATCGAGTCACGCTGATGGCTACTGCTAATGCAAGCGGGGATTTCCGTCTCCCATTGGTGTTCATTCATAAAAAGGCGAAACCTCCTTGCTTTGCAAACGTCACTATGTCAGCTCTACCTGTCCATTACTACAGCCAGCGCTGTGCTTGGATGGATAAAGGCAttttctctgactggttttttaaACACTTTGTTCCACTTGTGAAAGACTACCTTACCTCAAAATCGTTACCTATCCGAGCTGTGCTACTGATGGACAATGCTCCATCTCACCCTGCCATTGAAAATCTATTGACGGAAGATGGAAGCATTCGTTGTTTGTTTTTGCCACGAAAAGTCACCAGCCTCATTCAGCCTATGGACCGAAGCATTCTGGAAAACATGAAATGTCGATACAAGCGAAACCTCTTACAGCGATTATTACTGGGATCAATGCAGTTTGAATCTTACACAGATTTTTGTAAACAGCTGACAATCAAAGATGCTGTCTACATGTGTGCCGAATCCTGGAGTGAGATTAGCGCTGAGTCTTTGAGACGCTCATGGAATACGCTTTGGCGGTGTATTGATAACACTGGACCAGATAATTTGGAAAACAATGAGCAGATGGAAATAAATCAAGTAGATTTTTCTGAAGAGCGACAGCTTTTGGATATCACCATGGAGGAACAGGAGGAATGGCTAAACGCAGATAAACATGAGAATGGACACCCTATTCTTAGTGACCATGAGATAATTGAATTGGTACGAGAAACAGCACAACCGGACAGTGACAGCGACAAGGAGGGGGAGAACGCCAAGAAGATCCCACACATGCAAGCAGAAGAGTGCTTCACTGCCTGTCTTCAGTGGCTTGAACAACAGCCTGAAGCCACACCAATTAACCTAATGATGCTTCACAAGCTACGTACCTTGGCAGCAAAAAAGCTTGTTAGCAACCTCAAGCAAAGTACGATTAAAGATTTTTTCAAGTCTACATAG